The window GGAAACAGAGGCACAATCTGAGTTATTCAACCTAGAAACatcatttatttatttctaaGAATATTTTGTTACTGATGGAACATAAGAAAAATTGAGGAAAGAGACCATAATCAAGTTACTCAAAGGAAAAATGAACAATTAAATTTTTGGATATGCAATGCATCCatacaaaataatattatcaaaaagACACTAGAAGAACTAGAAAGCAGAAACAATGCTGTTTAGATGACCTTTCTACTGCACAAGCCAAGGCCTTGAAGTTTTGTATGCTAGGTTCTGAATGCCAAACAGCAGAGGAAGGCAAGCTAGATGAGTCTTAACTCATATTCGCCAGCCATTGTGATGTACCGCACCCATGGAAGGGCTTGGTATCCACTCTTTTCGATAATTTTCAGATACCGGACCTAAAAAAAAGCCAAAATACAATGCATCCGTAAACTACTCGTCCATATAGTCCATCAGTTGttgcaaaaagaagagaaaaaaaaggaacacCAAAATACCTGTATGCCAGATATGGTGAAGTATGGGATCTCAAACTTCACACGGATAGGAGCCTTTCTCTCCGGAATTGCATCTTCTGCAGTTATACTGGGAAGACTAAATTCTGCCCTACACATGTACTCCTAGAACCAAATGAGCATCATGAACAAACTGCCTAGGTTGTAAACTTGGATGGATGCCATCTTTTTATTTATCTGGGAAATAAAGTTGCATCTCATACCTTGCCACCAGGGAAAGATTTTATTTTCCAGACCAGTGCATCATGCTCAGGTGCATATGCAGCAGAACCCATGGATGTCCGAATGCTGGGATTGGTGGCATCTGAAGGTACAGGTAGCTCGATTTCCACACTTGTTGCGGTACTGTATGGAAATGAGATGATAACATGAGCTTGTTGGAAATTGATGGCATGAACTATAACAAGAACAACAGAAAGCGCTTTCATGTATGATAGTGAAAGTAAACTAGCACCTTCTTTCCTTGAACTGACTTCTTGCTTTCACCATCATCTCTATGCGACTTCTCGAGTGTCTGTCCACTTGAGCCTCAACCCAAATGGGAGGTTTTACCTAATTGACCAGGATGACAAGGAAACATGAGTATAATAACTGATTGCAAAAAATATACATCaaacaaaatccaaaaatttaacTCTATTCCATACAAAATTGTAAATCCAGGGTAACCTGAGTGCTGAGTCTGTATGTCATTAGGTCAAAAGTTCCATCAGGTGGTATGAAAGATATTGTTCTGTCATTCTCAAACCGTGCCAGGCGTACACACCTTACAAATAGTACAAGTGTTCGCCATTCAGTATATAGATGTGATCACATGCACCTCAAAAAGTGAGAAGACCACTTACTGGTGAAATTTGATATCATCTAAATCTATGGCTTTCCCCTTGGTTGTTCTACCTTGAGCTTCCAAAAGGACCCGGTCATTCAGCCCAAGTTTACATTCAGGCATTCCACTGCACAGATTAAGCATAATTTATTGGTATAGAAATCAATCTCCAGAATAAATGATAATAGCTAAATGATATTCCTCTTATCATTCACCATGTGAACTTCTGCTTTAGTATTTTAGGCAAATCTGAAGAAGTTATCAAATGAAATTGTACTTTCAGGTGCACTActttaaaaaaagagaaaattaaaaaCACTTGTTTTTCAGAAGAGGGAGAAATACCATTATCCACGATAAACAGTTTTCTTCCAATTGATGGGCACTTGATGCAAAAAAACTGAGACAATCTGTCTAAAATCATTTTCACCTATAAACAGTGATGGATACTTATACAAGAGTTGAATAATTGATGGTTGTATTCTTGTACATGAATTTGAATGTTAGTTCAAGCAGGAATTTTCAGTCAAATATTAATAGATATATGgtactaaaattttctttccttaTATAGTTCCAATTCTACCAAAGTAACCCAAAAGATTTTAATGAATTGCTATGTCTACCACAAGTTAAATTATCTGGGAAGTGTTTCGCTCAGCATTCCAATCACTAggcaaattaaaaaaatcttcttTATAGAGACAAATGAAGGGTTTAAAGAAGTCATGCAGTGTCCTTTCATTTTCATATGTTAATTCGCGTCAAGTATGTTAAAGATATGACAATTATTTATAAGTAAGTTGATGGAATAAGTCAACGGAAGAATTTGTACTCTTGTCCATATAAAGTATTAAAAtagtatctttttcttcatggtCTCCATGCAATTTTACGttaatataaatataactatGGAATTTCATCAGTAGTCCAAAAGGACAATATGCTAAAAAGTAGTGAGTAGGTTAAAAGGATATATAACATACAGGCAGACAAACTTATAAATATTGTTAAACCAGGTGAAGAATCTAGGCAACATACTATTGAATAATTTAAGATGAAGGGAGAGATAAGGAAAAAATATTGCACCTCAAGTATGTTCTCATCTTCAATGCCCCAACAACATCTGAACGGATAATCTGTCCATTGCTGTTGACAAGAATATTGACACTTTCGACCACATCCAAGAACACctaggaaagaaagaagagaatctACTTCGTCACACAAGGTTTAGCGAACAATGACCAAAGGTACCCTTAAACAGGTATGAATGACCTACTTCATTTTTCTTGTACCGTATGCCTTCGCTGCGCCACGAAACTGCATTTGTGACAGCCATTGGTGGCCTCTGTGTGACTTCCATTCTGTATGCATCTGTCTTAATGAACTCACTGAGAATCTTAGCTTCGGTGTATTGCGGATACCCAAAGTCCATCATCTCATCGAGTAACTCATACTGTTCACATTACACAAtggattatttttttcttaacacAACTGAGACCAACCAGCATAAATCAAGTTATATATCCGATTTTCCACTTACCACAACAACAAAATTATCTCTTAAAGATTCCTCCTCCAGCTCTACGAAATAATGTTTAAAAACCTGCAATGCATATGATCAAATAGAAAGAAAAGGAGCagtgatttgaaaaagaaaataaccATGGATCGTTAAGAGAATTCACATCAACGACGcgatgaaggaagaggaggatgcTGACAGCATTGCAGTTCTGCCTAGCTGCCGTCATCAGGAACACGTTGTTGTGCTGAATGAACATATAACTGATCCCATCATCGAAGACCACGGGCGAGTGAGACTCGTGATCCCCCTGTCATCATCGAAACCAAACTcaagattagattttttttttcctcgaaAAAATCGACGGAACAAGCCAGATCCATCAATCCTCCTTAAAGTGGACGGATCTAAAGGGAACGAGAAAGAGATCGAAGCTAGATACGGGAGTATACCTCTTTCTCAATGAGTTTGGTGAAGAAGCGCTCGGCCTGGACGGCGGAGACGTCCCCGCGGTAGTCCCGCCAGATGAGGACGCGGCCCTTGATGTCGAGCAGGAACAGCGCCGAGACGGCGCCCGCCATTAACGAGGGCGAGGCGGTGCCTTCCAAGGAGGGGAATCAGGATAGGAATCCAGATCTGGGCTCGCTACCCATTCTTGATCAGTCTCTCCCTCCCTCGAGTTCCTCCAATCGCGCGGGAAGGAAGGATCAAAGAAGAAGCCGAAGAATCCAccgacgcgagagagagagagagatctcgaGAGGACGTACGAAACGAAGCCCTCTTTCTTCCGTTTTTTCTTGCCAATATTTACAGTTTTGTGGGCGTGAGAAATGGGAGCAAAAATGGCAATGAACACATAAGCTGTCTCGTCAAGATTCGCGCACGATCTTGATGTTCCTCGTTGAGATTCGCACTAGCGTTAAAAACTAAAAGAAGGGGGGGTAATTATAGCTTATCTGTAGTTAGCTATCTTATCTTTaactttttaaaaattatattggcaTTTATGTAATTAAAGTATCTAagttcatttaaataattttaatattttagttgacaATGGTGGACGATATATCGTCGAGAGCTAACAGTTATGAATGAGAAGAGTGATAACAAGAGATGAGAGTCACTCTATATCCATATTTGTGTTaacatatatctaaatattgaCATAATTGTTTAATACTATGTCGATATCGACGTAAATATAAAATGACGTCACTCGATATTTACATCGATGATCTTTTTGTCGATCAGTAATTACGTCGATATCGACATAGATATAAACTAACGAAATGATTACTTGGTAACTTTATCAACGTCAGATGCAAAGCGATCCTCACCTATCATTATCATTCTCCTCGTCCACAACCCACCATAAACTAGAACATTAAgattatattttatcatttatttttatgtttgtaTTAATAAAACTGATGTTATTAAGgtaaatggatctaaatattttaattttgtaaCTATAGATATgtgaatgtaattttttaaagtatagagattgaaatgctaaagataactaattactagggataatttataattagtcctAAAAAATTAACTATAGACATACGTGGCATATCCTCAAGATTCACACAACATATTGATATTTCATATTAAGATTAGATTATATCACGATTCGATTCGAATTTCTAACTATTTAAAATCGAGTCAGTTTTTTTATGGATCCATCTATTAGAAAGCCAAACTCCAAGACTATCACTGCACCTCCTCTATCTCCCCCTTCATTCTTCGTCATCCTCTGTTCCCTCTCCCCCTCATTCGCTCTCGCTGGAAATTGCACAGGCTTACGACACCACCCGATTTCCCTCCTCCTGCCATTATGCTCTCTCCCACTCTCTCAACCTCCCTCTCCAACCCCGCCCTCTAACTCCCTATCGCCATCAGGACCCCTACTGACATGCTCCTCCCCTCCTCTTACGCCAAGTCCATCCTCGTCTTTGTTGTTCCAAACTCTACTCATGTCA of the Musa acuminata AAA Group cultivar baxijiao chromosome BXJ3-2, Cavendish_Baxijiao_AAA, whole genome shotgun sequence genome contains:
- the LOC103973553 gene encoding AP-1 complex subunit mu-2, whose translation is MAGAVSALFLLDIKGRVLIWRDYRGDVSAVQAERFFTKLIEKEGDHESHSPVVFDDGISYMFIQHNNVFLMTAARQNCNAVSILLFLHRVVDVFKHYFVELEEESLRDNFVVVYELLDEMMDFGYPQYTEAKILSEFIKTDAYRMEVTQRPPMAVTNAVSWRSEGIRYKKNEVFLDVVESVNILVNSNGQIIRSDVVGALKMRTYLSGMPECKLGLNDRVLLEAQGRTTKGKAIDLDDIKFHQCVRLARFENDRTISFIPPDGTFDLMTYRLSTQVKPPIWVEAQVDRHSRSRIEMMVKARSQFKERSTATSVEIELPVPSDATNPSIRTSMGSAAYAPEHDALVWKIKSFPGGKEYMCRAEFSLPSITAEDAIPERKAPIRVKFEIPYFTISGIQVRYLKIIEKSGYQALPWVRYITMAGEYELRLI